The following are encoded in a window of Haloarcula halophila genomic DNA:
- a CDS encoding HTH domain-containing protein — MTDDTHLRAELYLRGDTYGTFDAQQQVLNRVKRLEANGVFSESMLAGEWQRIRTMAEDKRSGALATYEEFRDWADRNSHSLEPAFERRTRSYVGLDRVEDVVVFPVVSLAMYDGSQLQGVFPCTDEDRTYTVGDALEAFERGDADWLAQFDSVTVGRTHPWLEPGVDVTP; from the coding sequence ATGACCGACGACACACACCTCCGGGCGGAACTGTATCTCCGCGGCGATACGTACGGTACGTTCGACGCGCAACAGCAGGTCCTGAACCGTGTCAAGCGACTCGAAGCCAACGGGGTCTTCAGCGAGTCGATGCTCGCCGGCGAATGGCAACGTATCCGGACGATGGCCGAGGACAAGCGGTCCGGTGCGCTGGCGACCTACGAGGAGTTCCGCGACTGGGCCGACCGGAACAGTCATTCACTGGAGCCGGCCTTCGAGCGCCGGACCCGCAGTTACGTCGGTCTCGACCGGGTCGAGGACGTGGTCGTTTTCCCCGTCGTCTCCCTCGCGATGTACGACGGAAGCCAGCTACAGGGTGTGTTCCCGTGTACCGACGAGGACAGGACCTACACTGTCGGTGACGCACTGGAGGCCTTCGAACGCGGTGACGCCGACTGGTTGGCACAGTTCGATTCGGTGACGGTGGGCCGGACCCACCCGTGGCTCGAACCGGGCGTCGATGTGACGCCCTAG
- a CDS encoding HemK2/MTQ2 family protein methyltransferase has translation MDEDRECGRPSLADERGVESVYQPAEDSALLARAAREAVEPGMRALDVGTGSGYVAAELAEAGADAVGVDLSPLACRQARQNGVQTVRGDLVAPFQSLSFDLVVFNPPYLPTPSETEWDDWMEHALSGGEDGRRLVDPFLSSVGRVLETDGEVLLLVSSLTDPDAVLAFGGEHGLDGERLVSEKHPYEELVVLRFSQT, from the coding sequence ATGGACGAAGACCGGGAGTGCGGGCGACCGTCGCTGGCCGACGAGCGGGGCGTCGAATCGGTCTACCAGCCCGCGGAGGACTCGGCGCTCCTGGCACGGGCCGCTCGGGAAGCCGTCGAACCCGGGATGCGGGCACTGGACGTCGGTACCGGCTCGGGCTACGTCGCGGCAGAACTGGCCGAGGCCGGTGCCGACGCCGTCGGTGTCGACCTCAGTCCACTGGCCTGTCGGCAGGCCCGGCAAAACGGGGTCCAGACTGTCCGGGGCGACCTCGTCGCGCCGTTCCAGTCGCTGAGCTTCGACCTCGTCGTCTTCAATCCGCCGTATCTCCCGACGCCCTCCGAGACGGAGTGGGACGACTGGATGGAACACGCCCTCTCCGGCGGCGAGGACGGTCGCAGACTCGTCGATCCGTTCCTGTCGTCGGTCGGCCGGGTGCTCGAGACGGACGGCGAGGTGTTGCTCCTGGTCAGCAGCCTCACCGATCCCGATGCCGTCCTCGCGTTCGGGGGGGAGCACGGCCTCGACGGCGAACGGCTCGTCAGCGAGAAACATCCGTACGAGGAACTCGTCGTCCTGCGGTTCTCGCAGACGTGA
- a CDS encoding methionine synthase, with translation MTGPRERFRPADHPNDHFLLTTVVGSYPKPKWHDRAREQFEDEDADFGQEEWEESKDDASRLITHEHERCGIDVVCDGEMRRNEMVEYFAHRIDGYEFNGRVKVWGHNYFDKPSVADEVEYGEQWLVEEFEFTDEVAERPVKVPITGPYTLANWSFNEVYDSEEALAYELADLVNEEIEALVDAGARYIQIDEPALATTPDDHAIVGECLERIVDDVPEDVRLGLHVCYGDYSRIYPEILDYPVHEYDLELANGDYEQLDVFKDHEFTKDFAMGVLDAHTAEVESVEEIKDNIKKGLEVVPPERLTVSPDCGVKLLPREVARGKMENMVQAAREIEQELDAGEIDVVASGAEASADD, from the coding sequence ATGACAGGACCACGAGAGCGGTTCCGACCGGCGGACCACCCCAACGACCACTTCCTGCTGACGACCGTCGTCGGCTCCTACCCCAAGCCCAAGTGGCACGACCGTGCCCGCGAACAGTTCGAAGACGAGGACGCCGACTTCGGCCAGGAGGAGTGGGAGGAATCGAAAGACGACGCTTCGCGACTCATCACCCACGAACACGAACGTTGCGGCATCGACGTGGTCTGTGACGGTGAGATGCGGCGCAACGAGATGGTCGAGTACTTCGCCCACCGGATCGACGGCTACGAGTTCAACGGCCGCGTGAAGGTTTGGGGACACAACTACTTCGACAAGCCCAGCGTCGCCGACGAGGTCGAGTACGGCGAGCAGTGGCTCGTCGAGGAGTTCGAGTTCACCGACGAGGTCGCTGAGCGCCCGGTCAAGGTCCCGATCACGGGGCCGTACACGCTGGCGAACTGGTCGTTCAACGAAGTCTACGACAGCGAGGAGGCCCTGGCCTACGAACTGGCCGACCTCGTCAACGAGGAGATCGAGGCCCTGGTCGACGCCGGCGCTCGCTACATCCAGATCGACGAGCCGGCCCTCGCCACCACCCCCGACGACCACGCCATCGTCGGCGAATGTCTCGAACGCATCGTCGACGACGTACCCGAGGACGTCCGCCTGGGACTGCACGTCTGTTACGGCGACTACTCCCGGATCTATCCGGAGATCCTCGACTACCCCGTCCACGAGTACGACCTCGAACTCGCAAACGGCGACTACGAACAACTGGACGTGTTCAAAGACCACGAGTTCACCAAGGACTTCGCGATGGGTGTTCTGGACGCCCACACCGCGGAAGTCGAGTCCGTCGAGGAGATCAAGGACAACATCAAGAAGGGACTGGAGGTCGTCCCGCCGGAACGGCTCACCGTCTCGCCGGACTGTGGCGTGAAGCTGCTCCCCCGTGAGGTCGCTCGCGGCAAGATGGAGAACATGGTGCAGGCGGCCCGCGAGATCGAACAGGAACTGGACGCCGGAGAGATCGACGTCGTCGCCAGCGGTGCGGAAGCCAGCGCGGACGACTGA
- a CDS encoding 5-methyltetrahydropteroyltriglutamate--homocysteine methyltransferase produces MTQIVATTPGLFPLPDWAKDELADLKGHQKTDLISGDESAAVEDAYDRVRTELIETQADAGLDRTVEGQGRWDDMLAHPLAVHDEVETRGIVRYYDNNNFYREPVVQGDLGADGGDVAADLDAAADHVDEGLQAVLPGPYSLADLATDEHYGDDAEFLSAVADFLAEEVRSFPEVETLFLLEPSLVENAPEGGADERASAAIDTVANAVDAQVVTHTYWGALEEKVYAHLMDADVDAIGFDLIANHDKNVYNVQEYGTKDDVALGVVDGQNTLVEAPETIRDRIDWFEQQTNTTYETVYATANTELFYLPVNKFTDKLEALANAADLEEVEA; encoded by the coding sequence ATGACACAGATAGTTGCCACGACACCTGGCCTGTTCCCGTTACCGGACTGGGCCAAAGACGAACTGGCCGACCTGAAGGGTCACCAGAAGACAGACCTCATCTCGGGCGACGAGAGCGCGGCCGTCGAGGACGCCTACGACCGTGTCCGGACCGAACTGATCGAGACACAGGCCGACGCTGGTCTCGATCGAACTGTCGAGGGACAGGGCCGCTGGGACGACATGCTCGCACACCCGCTGGCCGTCCACGACGAGGTCGAGACCCGCGGGATCGTCCGCTACTACGACAACAACAACTTCTACCGGGAGCCGGTCGTGCAGGGCGACCTCGGCGCGGACGGCGGGGACGTGGCTGCGGACCTCGATGCCGCGGCCGACCACGTCGACGAGGGGCTCCAGGCGGTCCTGCCGGGCCCGTATTCGCTCGCCGACCTGGCGACAGACGAACACTACGGTGACGACGCCGAGTTCCTCTCGGCGGTCGCCGACTTCCTCGCCGAGGAGGTCCGCTCGTTCCCCGAAGTCGAGACGCTGTTCCTGCTGGAACCGTCGCTGGTCGAGAACGCACCCGAAGGCGGTGCCGACGAACGCGCGAGCGCCGCGATCGACACCGTCGCGAACGCCGTGGACGCCCAGGTCGTCACCCACACCTACTGGGGTGCCCTCGAAGAGAAGGTCTACGCACACCTGATGGACGCTGACGTCGACGCCATCGGCTTCGATCTGATCGCCAACCACGACAAGAACGTCTACAACGTCCAGGAGTACGGGACGAAAGACGACGTCGCCCTGGGTGTCGTCGACGGGCAGAACACGCTCGTCGAGGCTCCCGAGACCATCCGGGACCGGATCGACTGGTTCGAACAGCAGACCAACACGACCTACGAGACCGTCTACGCGACCGCGAACACGGAGCTGTTCTACCTCCCGGTCAACAAGTTCACGGACAAGCTGGAAGCGCTCGCAAACGCCGCCGACCTCGAGGAGGTCGAAGCATGA